The Littorina saxatilis isolate snail1 linkage group LG1, US_GU_Lsax_2.0, whole genome shotgun sequence nucleotide sequence tgattaagttccccatacccccctcctacattttgttcttctggttgataattgtgttgtccaccatcatgaaaacttgtgtaacttagcattgttatggtcacgtcaaataagcatctgcttgagttcgtgtcctagctgcatttttgtcaattgtttcatgtcatgtatttagaataaaattgtgtttaaaccaacatgCAAAAGGAAAAGTAGTCAGGTAGCTCGTGGCAAGGAAACAACAAtcttccctttttttaacaAATTACCATTTTCTCACAAATTTCCAAAGGGAAGTTTACACCCTCGCGAGTTCCAGGGCCCATGACGTGGCATTGTGTCCATGCACTGTTTTGTTGCCCATCATGTGTCCACTCTCAAGACGAATGAGCCGGTGCTGTGGTCAATGAAGTTTTGTCCGTCGTTGTTAAAGTACAGCGTTCCATTAACCACTCTTGTCTATTTTCGGTGGGGTTGGGTTTGTTTTAATCTTTCACTGGATGGGCCATCTCTGGCATTTCTTCGTAAAACATATTTCACCTGTGGGTGTGAATGTACTAGTCTAACGAAGTTAAATCTCAATATTCCATGATAAAGTCTTGTCTTTTTTCAGATTCTGTTATTAATAACTTTGAGATTTCTTGAAGTCTTTCACCAGTCGAGCCATTTCTTGCATGGCTTCGTAAACCCCTTCACCCGTTGGTGCGCATGTGCCCTGGATGTGCCACTTCCGGCCCTTCTCTTGGCTGATTTGCAGTTTTTCTGCCACCTCCGACACTCCGACCGCGCCTGTTAAGCAAACCAAAATGGTCAATGATATGAATTTCACTTAAAGACATATTCCTTCCCATGTCGACGATGATGTTAACCACCATGTAAACTGTCCAAGCGTTCACATTCAATGCGATCATCCCTCCAAGTGGACACATACAACACAGCAACAGGCTGGCTGCTTTCTGGTCACTTTGGGAAATGTTTGCAAAGTTATGTTCGAAGAGTGAAAAGGAAACTAGCCGCCTGTAGATTGTTGACATTTGTGCAGGTGAGAGGATGGCCTCGTTCCATTTAAAATCCTGGACGAATCAATATAAAGTGATACACGAAATAGTTCACTccggaaggaaggaaggtaggCTATCTCTCACACTGAACTTCATACAATAAGATAAAACCCCGACTGAACcgccttatttttgaaaattAATGGCGTGTAGGTTTTTTCTTTTATGATGGCAAGtttgatgtgtgtgtatttaccTGGCAAGTCCTGTTTGTTGGCGAGCACCACCACCGGAACGCCCCTCATGTCGTCACTGTTCAGGATGTTCTGCAGCTCGTCTCGGGACTCCGCGAAGCGCTCCCTGTCACTGCTGTCAACCACGTACAGAATACCTGAAACAACAACAGTTATGACATATTTTAggtgggtttgtttttttgcaggACCATGCATTACGGATAAATACTGTTCTTACTCGGGGTGGATCTAGGTTAGTACAGAATGAGATATTTGGTTCTTGAAAGAGAGTTGATAATTGAAGTGGAGGAggagatatgtgtgtgtgtgtgtctgtgtgtgtgtgtgtgtgtgtgcgttcgtgcgtacgtgcgtgcgtgcgtgtgtctgtctgtctgtctgtgtgtctgtctgtctgccccgtgatcatgaggtcgtgggttcgaaccccggccgggtcatacctaagactttaaaattggcaatctagtggctgctccgcctggcgtctggcattatggggttagtgctaagactggttggtccggtgtcagaataatgtgactgggtgagacatgaagcctgtgctgcgacttctgtcttgtgtgtggcgcacgttaaattatttctttatttggtgttaaacgtcgttttcaaccacgaaggttatatcgcgacggggcgcacgttaaatgtcaaagcagcaccgccctgatatggcccttcgtggtcggctggacgttaaacaaacaaacaaacaaacaaactctctctctctctctctctctcttgctctctctttctatctctttctctctctctctctctctctctctctctctctctctctctctctctctctctctctctctctctctgctgctctctctttctatctctgtctctgtctctctctgtctctctctgtctctctctctctctctctctctctctctctctctctctgtgtacctTGAGTGTTCATGAAGTAGTGCTTCCAGAGGGCCCGGATTTTCTCTTGACCCCCGACATCCCAGACAGTGAAGGTCAAACCCTTGACCGGCGACACTGTCTCCACGTTAAAGCCAATGGTCGGAATCGTGGTGACCACCTCGTTTAGTTTCACCTTGTACAGAACGGTCGTTTTGCCTGCAAACCAAAAAAAGGTTGTATGGTTTTACCAGGGCGAAAAAATTAGTGTAAAAGTAGTATCATTTCACAAGGGCGGGAAACAGTAATGTGATCCTGTAATAACCTGTCATTATAAGTGTGGTAGTGTAGTCCAAGTTTCTGCAATACACAATTTGACCAAGAAAATGTAGAAAAATGGGAAACGTattatttgtttaaaaaaaaaagcatgatgtcaagaaaaaaagaaaaataatttaaaaaggaGAATTTCTTCATGGGGCTAGGTACCACGGCGAAACATGTGAATACATCTTCAAGACCGACAAAGACACAAACTAATCAGTTATGTACTCACGTTTTACTAAGTAACAAATATATCACACTCTCAGTCCTTTTGGAATACCATTACTCTTTTGACGAGAAAATTCATAATTTCAACgtttagataccaagttgacgAATGCATGAATCTATcaaccagtcagtcagtcagtcaagcagtcaaccaaccagccaatcaaccaatcaatgaaCAAACCATCCACCCAATCAACCAATCACTCGATAAATAATTTGATTAAGCAATGAAACTAAAAAGTCGATCATGCTGACAGCAAATCAatcaaaaaatcaatcaatcaaccaataagtcaaccaaccaaccaaccaaccaatcaatcaatcaatcaatcaatcaaccaataagtcaatcaaccaaccaaccaaccaatcaatcaatcaatcaatcaatcaatcaaccaataagtcaatcaaccaaccaaccaaccaaccaaccaaccaatcaatcaatcaatcaatcaatcaatcaactcaCCTGCAGCATCCAGGCCCACCATGAGAATCCTGGCCGGATCGTTGCGGAAATCCGAGAACAAGTCGGACAGGCGGCTGAAGAGTGCTCCCATCGTATCTGTGAACCACTGAACCACCCAACTCATCGAGTCAACACAAATCGAAGCGCCGAAAAAATTTCCGTCGGCGTTAGTAGCACACCAAAAATCAAAACTAAATGCaaaaggggaaaaaagaaaaatagaccCAAAACCAACAATTGCAAAGATTGAGTGTGAAGTTGCGAAGTGCTGTCCGGAGACGTTTAGCTTTTTAGTCAGTCAACAATATCTGCACCCAAAGCTGTGAAGTTCTGTTTTCGGTCCTTCTCTCTATTCTTTCCCTTTGTATTTATGCCTCACGTTGAAACTGAGACACAGACGACTTTTGAAATGGAGAAACTTCAAGCTTAGCTGAGATCTTTTACTGAGACAAGTTAGTTGCACTACTGTCCTTTCAATGCCAGGTTTCGAACAACGTGTCTGTTTTATAGAGCCCATAACATAGTGCTATTTTTACTACGGTCACGCTAATATCTGTATGCTGGCGCGGCCAACGTGGCCAATATGACAAGACGGAGCCCGGTTGTTGGCTCGTTAGATGGCCTTGCACCACCGTTCAGCCATAATAGCCAGTGGTATATACCTGTACTTTTGTGAGTATAGGCGCTTGTAAATAAAATCGCAAAGATATAggtcacacacgcgcgcgcacacacacgcacacacagacacgcacacacacacacacaaaccggcacggcacagagacagacagacagacagataagcacacacacacacactgtggcacacacacacacacacacacacacacagccggcgggggagggggggaggctGACGGACAGGCCCGGCATTgattcaatctctctctctctctcagtctctctctctctcggggacgtagctcagttggtagcgcgctggctttgtagccagttggtcgctatcagcgtgggttcgatccccacgttcggcgagagatttatttctcggagtcaactttgtgcagactctcttcggtgtccgaacacccccgtgtgcacacatgcgcacgaaaaagatcccacgttcacagcgaaagtctcagggcttggaaaacacgaagacacgcatgcatcatctctcgtctctgattatcatgatcgtatttcgatactttgacgagacaaacccaatctcgcggctggtgtgtcgaagaagacagccacagcgggcttgttcgaatcaaagtatcacaccatatcttcagcgtattaccaatacctgtcccaatatagacctgttggtctaagaggacgttaaaccctaatagtcagtctctctctctctctctctctctctctctctctcgctctctctctctctctctgtcaggctgtctctgtctctttctctcccgagtcattctctctttctctgtctgtctgccgtctcagtgtctctgtctgtctcactcactGAGTCTCTCTCCACTGAAAACTCATAGCCTAACTTGCTCGTAGTTCTGTGAAATCCCCGCTAGTTAATGGTAGGGTGCCTGTGGTCCGGCGTT carries:
- the LOC138960203 gene encoding uncharacterized protein, whose translation is MSWVVQWFTDTMGALFSRLSDLFSDFRNDPARILMVGLDAAGKTTVLYKVKLNEVVTTIPTIGFNVETVSPVKGLTFTVWDVGGQEKIRALWKHYFMNTQGILYVVDSSDRERFAESRDELQNILNSDDMRGVPVVVLANKQDLPGAVGVSEVAEKLQISQEKGRKWHIQGTCAPTGEGVYEAMQEMARLVKDFKKSQSY